From the Shewanella amazonensis SB2B genome, one window contains:
- a CDS encoding efflux RND transporter permease subunit yields the protein MTSENLQQLGISGRIARAFQASAITPLLALLALLLGMFAVMVTPKEEEPQIDVTFADVFIPFPGATPAEVEHLVTLPAEQVISEIKGIDTLYSFSQPDGALIIAIFEVGVKRNDAIVALYNQIYSNMDKLPRGAGVGEPLIKPRGIDDVPIVSLTLWSEAQDITPEQLTHVARGLETELKRIPGTREIYTLGQHELVLNVRIDPAALSAYGLSYSDINRALSGNNQISMPVPLIQDNQEIKVQTGQFLRRLEDVQELVVAVRQGADGYSEPVYLADLAEVTLKSDLPRAQVQHVTKDGSYPAVTLAIGKQTGMNAVDIADAVIERMGALENTLLPANVHATVSRNYGDTAADKSNTLIFKLIFATTAVVILVLFTMGMREALVVGIAIIITLALTLFASWAWGFTLNRVSLFALIFSIGILVDDAIVVVENIHRHMSMGKRSLRELIPVAVDEVGGPTILATFTVIAALLPMAFVSGLMGPYMSPIPINASMGMLISLAVAFILTPWLSGKLLKAHPHEGTNQENESPHGGEDPRMVRIFTRLIGPFLNGKAGRKARLGLGLAIIGLIMVAVALPVMQAVVLKMLPFDNKSEFQVMVDMPEGTTFEETHKVLQALADELATVEEVQHMQLYAGTAAPMNFNGLVRHYFLRSSPELGDIQVNLSDKKHRSRDSHSIALAVRGPLQEIGRHFGANVKVVEVPPGPPVWSPIVAEVYGPNEAMRQDAARNVLGVFNTTQDVVDMDIFLPSGQHKWQVLIDRSKAALLGVSYAEIVDLVATSVGGRDVSVLHLENQARPVPIRLQLEESSKLDLDAIMGMTLPGSRGLVAISELVTIRKGVIDAPIIHKNLIPMVMVVADMAGPLDSPLYGMFEMASTISDSEEMGYAQHYVNQPSGLTDVAVLWDGEWKITYETFRDMGIAYAVGMIAIYLLVVAQFRSYLVPLIIMAPIPLTVIGVMPGHALFGAQFTATSMIGMIALAGIIVRNSILLVDFINQEVERGVPFAQAVIHSGAVRAKPIMLTALAAMIGALFILDDPIFNGLAISLIFGIFISTLLTLVVIPVLYYSFMRHGHETE from the coding sequence ATGACGAGCGAAAACCTCCAACAGCTAGGGATTTCAGGCCGCATCGCCCGCGCGTTTCAGGCCAGTGCCATCACACCGCTGCTGGCGCTGTTGGCACTGCTTCTGGGGATGTTTGCCGTGATGGTGACCCCAAAGGAAGAAGAGCCACAGATTGATGTGACCTTCGCGGATGTGTTTATCCCCTTCCCCGGCGCTACACCTGCGGAAGTGGAGCATTTGGTTACCCTGCCAGCAGAGCAGGTTATTTCTGAAATCAAAGGGATAGATACCCTTTACTCCTTCTCACAACCCGATGGCGCGCTCATCATTGCCATCTTCGAAGTGGGTGTAAAACGCAACGATGCCATAGTCGCGCTTTATAACCAGATTTATTCGAATATGGACAAGCTCCCACGTGGCGCCGGTGTGGGAGAGCCTCTGATTAAGCCCCGAGGTATCGATGATGTGCCTATCGTCAGTCTGACCCTGTGGTCAGAGGCGCAGGACATCACCCCCGAACAACTGACTCATGTTGCCCGTGGACTGGAGACAGAACTTAAGCGCATTCCCGGCACCCGAGAGATCTACACCCTCGGACAGCATGAGTTGGTTCTCAATGTGCGTATCGACCCGGCCGCCCTGTCGGCCTACGGTCTGAGCTACAGCGACATCAACCGCGCCCTCTCCGGTAACAACCAAATTTCCATGCCGGTACCACTGATCCAGGACAATCAGGAGATCAAGGTACAAACAGGCCAGTTCTTAAGACGTCTGGAGGATGTTCAGGAGTTGGTGGTGGCGGTGCGTCAGGGCGCCGATGGCTACAGCGAACCGGTTTACCTCGCGGATCTGGCCGAAGTCACCCTGAAAAGCGACCTGCCACGGGCTCAGGTTCAGCACGTCACCAAAGATGGCAGCTATCCAGCAGTCACCCTTGCCATCGGCAAGCAGACCGGCATGAACGCGGTGGACATTGCCGACGCCGTGATTGAGCGTATGGGAGCGCTGGAAAACACCCTGCTGCCTGCCAATGTACACGCCACTGTGTCGCGCAACTACGGCGATACCGCGGCCGACAAGTCCAATACCCTTATTTTCAAACTGATATTTGCTACCACAGCGGTGGTGATCCTGGTGCTCTTTACCATGGGGATGCGTGAAGCCCTGGTGGTGGGCATTGCAATTATCATCACACTGGCACTGACCTTGTTTGCCAGCTGGGCCTGGGGCTTTACCCTCAACCGGGTGTCGTTGTTCGCACTCATTTTCTCCATCGGGATCCTCGTGGACGATGCCATTGTGGTGGTGGAGAACATTCACAGGCACATGAGTATGGGTAAACGCTCGCTGCGTGAACTCATTCCCGTTGCCGTTGACGAAGTGGGTGGCCCGACTATCCTCGCCACCTTCACCGTGATAGCTGCCCTGCTCCCCATGGCCTTCGTATCCGGACTCATGGGCCCTTATATGAGCCCCATTCCCATCAATGCCAGTATGGGCATGCTGATTTCGCTGGCAGTTGCCTTTATCCTTACGCCCTGGCTCAGCGGCAAGCTGTTAAAAGCCCATCCCCATGAAGGCACCAACCAAGAGAATGAATCGCCCCATGGCGGCGAAGACCCGCGCATGGTGCGGATTTTTACCCGTCTGATTGGCCCCTTCCTCAATGGCAAAGCCGGTCGTAAGGCGCGTCTTGGCCTCGGCCTGGCCATCATTGGCCTGATTATGGTGGCCGTTGCCCTGCCGGTCATGCAGGCGGTGGTGCTCAAGATGTTGCCCTTTGACAACAAGTCAGAATTCCAGGTGATGGTGGATATGCCGGAAGGCACCACCTTTGAAGAAACCCACAAGGTACTGCAAGCTCTGGCAGACGAACTGGCCACGGTCGAAGAAGTGCAGCATATGCAACTCTATGCTGGCACAGCTGCCCCCATGAATTTCAACGGCCTGGTTCGCCATTACTTTTTGCGCTCAAGCCCCGAGCTTGGCGATATTCAGGTCAATCTCAGCGATAAAAAGCACAGAAGCAGAGACAGCCACAGTATCGCGCTGGCGGTACGGGGCCCATTGCAGGAGATTGGCCGTCATTTCGGCGCCAACGTCAAGGTGGTGGAAGTCCCACCCGGACCGCCTGTATGGTCGCCTATCGTTGCCGAAGTCTATGGCCCCAACGAAGCCATGCGTCAGGACGCGGCACGTAACGTCCTTGGGGTATTCAATACCACTCAGGACGTGGTGGATATGGATATTTTCCTCCCCAGCGGACAACATAAATGGCAGGTACTGATTGACCGCAGTAAGGCCGCACTGCTTGGGGTTTCCTATGCTGAGATAGTTGACCTTGTTGCCACCTCAGTGGGCGGAAGAGATGTGAGTGTGCTGCACCTGGAGAATCAGGCCCGTCCCGTTCCCATTCGTCTGCAACTCGAGGAAAGCAGTAAGCTGGATCTGGATGCCATCATGGGCATGACACTGCCGGGTAGTCGTGGACTGGTCGCCATTTCCGAGCTGGTGACTATACGTAAAGGCGTGATAGATGCGCCCATCATCCATAAAAACCTTATCCCCATGGTGATGGTAGTGGCCGATATGGCAGGGCCGCTGGACAGCCCGCTGTACGGCATGTTTGAAATGGCCTCGACCATTTCAGACAGTGAAGAGATGGGCTACGCCCAGCATTATGTCAATCAGCCCTCAGGCCTGACCGATGTGGCCGTACTCTGGGATGGTGAGTGGAAAATCACCTATGAAACCTTCCGCGATATGGGGATAGCCTATGCGGTAGGCATGATTGCCATTTACCTCTTGGTAGTGGCCCAGTTCAGATCCTATCTGGTGCCGCTGATTATTATGGCGCCTATTCCGCTGACGGTGATTGGGGTAATGCCCGGGCACGCACTCTTTGGCGCCCAGTTCACGGCCACCTCCATGATAGGCATGATTGCCCTGGCCGGGATTATTGTCCGCAACTCGATTCTGCTGGTGGACTTTATCAATCAGGAAGTCGAGCGCGGAGTGCCCTTTGCCCAGGCCGTGATCCACTCGGGCGCCGTCAGGGCCAAGCCCATTATGCTCACGGCGCTGGCTGCCATGATTGGCGCCCTCTTCATACTGGACGATCCCATCTTCAATGGCTTAGCTATCAGCCTGATTTTCGGGATATTTATTTCAACCTTGCTGACCTTGGTCGTGATCCCCGTGCTGTACTACAGTTTTATGAGACACGGCCATGAAACCGAATAA
- a CDS encoding VOC family protein yields MAKVIGLGGVFFKSADPEALANWYKTHLGMPVEHWGGCAFRALDLPKGSYSVWSPFAAGSDYFHPSRHPFMFNLVVDDLEAVLAQAAAGGAEVLPGREDTEFGRFGWFIDPDGNKVELWQMSVNS; encoded by the coding sequence ATGGCAAAGGTGATTGGCTTGGGCGGTGTCTTCTTCAAGAGTGCAGATCCCGAAGCACTGGCAAACTGGTACAAGACTCACTTGGGTATGCCGGTGGAGCATTGGGGAGGCTGTGCCTTCAGGGCACTGGACTTGCCTAAAGGCAGTTACAGTGTCTGGAGTCCGTTTGCGGCTGGCAGCGACTATTTTCACCCCTCCCGCCATCCCTTTATGTTTAATTTGGTTGTGGACGACCTAGAGGCAGTGCTGGCCCAGGCTGCAGCTGGTGGGGCCGAGGTGCTGCCCGGTCGGGAGGACACTGAATTTGGTCGTTTTGGTTGGTTTATCGATCCCGATGGCAATAAGGTGGAACTCTGGCAAATGAGTGTCAATTCGTAA
- a CDS encoding OmpP1/FadL family transporter: protein MKYFNKTLLAAAIGLASTQTLAAGFQLNSHSATGVGRAISGDAVIADNASVLSRNPAAMALFDNTALSLGVTYADIDVSVKDVCKAGTPICFGSDTDAAEDKIIPNFYYINPINDKWAFGVAAFSNFGTGTDPGALANNAVTLPGLGTIPAPVDLLGNTEVITMNLNASLSYRVNEQLSLGAGVDVIYGQGTLTRKGNLPFGPNGEMVPVSLVNVDADGWALGGILGAVYEFNADHRLGVSYRFSPEFKASGDVQTLVPQAQAYANFDEIVIPLPDIFQVAGFHQLTEKFALHYTAQLTSWGDFKEITLENGTLGQTSIPSSQLKHYAWDDSWLFSIGGTYQLSDAWTLRAGYMHDQGVVDEISSISIPDSDRNWYTLGASYALSANATLDLGVALVRGEDTQVLEQSAIIGDVIAHTRSNAVYYSLQYNYKY, encoded by the coding sequence ATGAAGTACTTCAACAAGACACTGCTTGCAGCCGCCATTGGTTTGGCAAGCACCCAAACCCTGGCTGCCGGTTTTCAACTCAACAGTCACTCTGCCACCGGTGTTGGCCGCGCCATTTCCGGTGATGCCGTTATTGCCGACAACGCCTCCGTGTTGTCCCGTAACCCAGCTGCCATGGCGCTGTTTGACAACACAGCCCTGTCTCTGGGCGTGACCTATGCCGACATCGATGTGAGTGTAAAAGATGTCTGTAAAGCCGGTACCCCTATTTGTTTCGGTAGCGACACCGATGCTGCGGAAGATAAAATCATCCCCAATTTCTATTACATCAACCCCATTAACGATAAATGGGCCTTTGGTGTAGCCGCCTTCTCCAACTTCGGCACAGGTACCGATCCTGGCGCTCTGGCCAACAATGCAGTCACTCTGCCTGGCCTTGGTACCATTCCTGCGCCAGTTGACCTGCTGGGTAACACAGAAGTTATCACCATGAACCTGAATGCCAGCCTGTCATATCGTGTAAACGAACAGCTGAGCCTGGGCGCCGGTGTGGATGTGATTTACGGCCAGGGCACCCTGACCCGTAAAGGCAACCTGCCTTTTGGCCCGAACGGTGAAATGGTGCCGGTAAGTCTGGTGAACGTGGATGCCGACGGTTGGGCACTGGGCGGGATCCTGGGCGCGGTGTATGAATTTAATGCAGACCACCGTTTAGGGGTGAGCTACAGATTCAGCCCCGAGTTTAAAGCCAGCGGCGATGTGCAGACGTTGGTGCCACAGGCTCAGGCGTATGCCAACTTTGATGAGATTGTTATTCCGCTGCCGGACATTTTCCAGGTGGCCGGTTTCCACCAGCTGACCGAAAAGTTTGCCCTGCACTATACGGCGCAACTGACTTCCTGGGGCGATTTCAAAGAGATCACCCTCGAAAATGGCACTCTGGGCCAGACCAGCATTCCGTCTTCTCAGCTCAAGCACTATGCCTGGGATGACTCTTGGCTGTTCAGCATCGGTGGTACTTATCAGCTGTCTGATGCCTGGACACTGCGTGCTGGCTACATGCACGATCAGGGTGTAGTGGATGAGATCAGCTCGATTTCTATCCCTGATTCAGATCGCAACTGGTACACCCTTGGCGCAAGCTATGCACTGTCTGCCAATGCCACCCTGGATCTGGGGGTAGCACTGGTACGCGGTGAAGACACCCAGGTGCTGGAGCAAAGCGCCATTATCGGTGACGTGATTGCCCACACCCGCTCCAACGCCGTGTACTATTCACTGCAGTACAACTACAAGTACTGA
- a CDS encoding SIMPL domain-containing protein, with translation MDKPLTPAALVLGAFLAGGLGFIGHSITEAATNLKALDRTVSVKGLAEQEVMANVAIWPVRFAEVDNDLASLYNTVQQKTDKVVAFLKAQGFSDDEITLTTPAIEDRSTQGYSDPNLKYRYAARVTVSLYTHQVDKLLQARKHIGVLARDGIAIGGNEYESRSEFLFTELNRIKPAMVQQATENAREVAEKFARDSSSSLGKIKTASQGQFIITDRDSNSPHIKNVRIVSTVTYYLTD, from the coding sequence ATGGACAAGCCTCTTACTCCCGCCGCCCTGGTGCTGGGCGCTTTCCTGGCTGGCGGTCTGGGATTTATCGGACACAGCATTACTGAAGCCGCCACCAATTTAAAAGCCCTTGACCGCACGGTCAGCGTCAAGGGGCTGGCCGAGCAGGAGGTGATGGCCAACGTAGCCATCTGGCCAGTACGTTTTGCCGAAGTCGACAACGATTTGGCAAGCCTCTACAACACAGTGCAGCAAAAAACCGACAAGGTGGTGGCCTTTTTAAAAGCCCAGGGGTTCAGCGACGATGAAATCACCCTGACAACACCTGCTATCGAAGACAGAAGCACCCAGGGCTACTCCGACCCCAACCTCAAATATCGCTACGCAGCCAGAGTCACTGTCTCGCTCTATACCCATCAGGTCGATAAATTGCTACAAGCCCGAAAACACATCGGCGTGCTCGCCCGTGATGGCATCGCCATTGGCGGCAACGAATACGAATCCCGCAGCGAGTTCTTATTCACTGAGCTCAACCGCATCAAACCGGCCATGGTGCAACAGGCCACCGAAAACGCCCGGGAAGTAGCCGAGAAATTTGCCAGGGACTCAAGCTCAAGCCTTGGCAAAATCAAAACCGCCAGCCAGGGGCAATTTATCATCACTGACAGGGACAGTAATTCGCCCCATATTAAAAACGTGCGAATTGTCAGTACGGTTACCTATTATTTAACTGACTGA
- a CDS encoding YgaP family membrane protein, with protein sequence MSLERSIMAFAGFMVLLSLVLTALVHHNFVWLTAFVGANLFQSAFTGFCPAAMLMKKLGVKTEAELCKLKQ encoded by the coding sequence ATGTCACTTGAACGTTCTATTATGGCTTTTGCCGGCTTTATGGTGCTGCTGTCTTTGGTTCTGACCGCACTGGTCCATCACAATTTTGTCTGGCTTACTGCTTTTGTCGGCGCTAACCTGTTCCAGAGTGCCTTTACCGGTTTTTGCCCGGCCGCCATGCTGATGAAGAAGCTGGGGGTAAAAACCGAGGCCGAACTTTGTAAGTTAAAACAGTAG
- a CDS encoding efflux RND transporter periplasmic adaptor subunit: MTTFKQLLGLSLLALGLSAHAGQTLIVEHTEEDRYLTLDALIEPVQAATVSAQTSGRILKIHFDVNDTVPAGAALLEITSKEQGAALAAAEADYARALAVNTEAQATLRRYQDLFPKGAISRGTFDEAIARAKSSEQAVTAANAAIVRARESLSYTTVYAPFGGVLTERHVEQGETVNPGQPLLSGFSADKMRAVMQVPGRYLAALKAAGAVSVELADGRSIDSNQLTIFSFASPQSHSFQVRIQLPDNADVQPGSWAKASFVQGKRRMLLVPQRAIVSRGELTGVYMMQGDKAVLTQVRLGKQQGDRVQVLSGLNDGDVIAADAYAVIAQ, from the coding sequence ATGACGACTTTCAAACAGCTCTTGGGACTGTCTCTGTTGGCCCTTGGCCTGAGTGCCCATGCTGGCCAAACCCTGATAGTAGAACACACAGAAGAAGACAGATATTTAACCCTGGACGCCCTGATTGAGCCAGTTCAGGCCGCTACAGTCTCGGCGCAAACGTCGGGCCGGATCCTGAAAATCCATTTTGACGTCAACGACACTGTGCCTGCCGGTGCTGCCCTGCTGGAAATCACCAGCAAGGAGCAGGGCGCTGCATTGGCAGCCGCAGAGGCCGACTACGCCCGCGCCCTGGCGGTGAACACTGAAGCACAGGCCACGTTGAGGCGCTATCAGGATCTTTTCCCCAAGGGCGCAATTTCCCGTGGCACCTTTGATGAGGCCATTGCCCGCGCCAAGAGCAGCGAACAGGCCGTGACTGCCGCCAATGCCGCCATAGTGCGCGCCCGCGAATCCTTAAGCTACACCACTGTGTATGCCCCATTTGGCGGCGTGCTCACCGAGCGCCATGTGGAACAGGGCGAAACCGTTAACCCAGGCCAGCCACTGCTGTCCGGCTTCAGCGCCGATAAAATGCGGGCCGTGATGCAAGTGCCCGGTCGTTATCTCGCCGCCTTGAAGGCCGCCGGTGCCGTGAGTGTGGAACTGGCGGATGGCCGCAGCATCGACAGCAATCAACTGACTATTTTCAGCTTTGCCTCCCCCCAAAGTCACAGCTTCCAGGTACGTATCCAACTGCCAGACAATGCCGATGTGCAACCGGGCAGCTGGGCCAAGGCCAGTTTTGTACAGGGTAAACGCCGCATGCTGCTGGTGCCCCAACGCGCCATTGTTTCCCGTGGTGAACTCACCGGTGTTTATATGATGCAGGGCGATAAAGCCGTGTTGACCCAGGTGCGACTTGGCAAACAACAGGGTGACCGGGTACAGGTGCTCTCAGGCCTCAATGACGGTGACGTTATTGCCGCTGATGCCTATGCCGTAATTGCCCAGTGA
- a CDS encoding S8 family serine peptidase, producing MTMKHKKTLALGLSTLALAVSAGVHAAPTDAVFAKGENSPLPKRYVVKFKNNAATELYNAEDTLNSMQYQPRSHEVYGHHRALNAASAKEMKRIGRSNAYTVKLDNNGIKALRARADVEFVEEDVPRRLLAETTPWGQTFVGATQLADNLSGNRTICIIDSGYDRGHADLSGNNVTGTNNSGTGNWFEPGNNNAHGTHVAGTIAAIANGEGVVGVLPNQNANIHIIKVFNEAGWGYSSSLVSAVDTCVANGANVVSMSLGGASSSTTERNALAAHYNNGVLLIAAAGNDGDNTHSYPASYDSVVSVAAVDSTKQHAAFSQYTNQVEVSGPGEAILSTVTRGEGRLSDIVVAGQSYFNNGVVPHNRLVKSGTSYAPAPINGTVTATLAECSVSGSTFNCGNMAGKVCLVERVGNQGSSYPEINAAKACQNAGASATIVYSNTALPGLQNPFVVDTNSELTKVSVSVDRATGLALRSHIGSSVTVSSEGGKDYEYYNGTSMATPHVSGVATLVWSYHPECSAAQVRAALRTTAEDLDVAGRDDKTGYGLVDAVAAKEYLDASCDGPTNGGGNNGGSDAEMTNGVAKSNLAGAKNEELHFFIDVPAGATNLNFAMSGGSGDADLYVQYGAAPTTSSYDCRPWKGGNTESCPITTAQAGTYYVMVQGYSAFSGVNLVASYTAPTGGSTGGTTGPATYTNTDNYSIPDNNTAGISSPIDVSRTGDAGTVTVKVNIVHTYIGDLQVELITPSGQVAVLHDNTGAGTDNINKTYTVNATGVESQGTWKLKAVDSSRRDTGYIDSWEISFQ from the coding sequence ATGACAATGAAACACAAAAAAACTTTAGCCCTGGGTTTATCGACCCTCGCACTGGCAGTCTCTGCCGGTGTTCATGCCGCACCTACCGACGCAGTCTTCGCCAAAGGCGAAAACTCCCCGCTACCAAAGCGCTATGTAGTTAAATTCAAAAACAATGCCGCCACCGAGCTTTACAATGCTGAAGACACACTCAACAGCATGCAGTATCAGCCACGCAGCCATGAAGTCTATGGTCACCACCGTGCCCTGAATGCCGCCAGTGCCAAAGAAATGAAGCGTATCGGTCGCAGCAACGCTTACACCGTGAAGCTGGACAACAATGGCATCAAGGCCCTGCGCGCCCGTGCCGATGTTGAATTTGTGGAAGAAGACGTGCCACGTCGTCTGCTTGCTGAAACCACCCCCTGGGGTCAAACCTTTGTTGGTGCAACTCAGCTGGCCGATAACCTGAGCGGCAACCGCACCATCTGTATCATTGACTCAGGCTATGACCGTGGTCATGCCGATCTGTCAGGCAACAATGTGACCGGTACCAATAACTCAGGCACCGGCAACTGGTTCGAACCAGGCAACAACAACGCCCACGGCACCCACGTAGCTGGCACCATTGCGGCCATTGCCAACGGTGAAGGCGTGGTGGGCGTGCTGCCAAACCAAAATGCCAATATCCATATTATCAAAGTGTTCAACGAAGCCGGCTGGGGTTATTCTTCAAGCCTGGTCAGTGCCGTGGACACCTGTGTGGCTAACGGCGCCAACGTCGTCAGTATGTCTCTGGGCGGTGCCAGCTCAAGTACCACTGAGCGCAACGCCCTGGCGGCCCACTACAACAACGGCGTGCTGCTGATTGCTGCCGCGGGTAACGACGGTGATAACACCCACAGCTACCCGGCATCTTACGATAGCGTGGTATCGGTTGCTGCCGTAGACAGCACCAAGCAGCATGCTGCGTTTTCTCAGTACACCAATCAAGTGGAAGTATCCGGCCCCGGCGAAGCCATTCTGTCTACCGTGACCCGCGGCGAAGGCCGTTTGTCTGACATCGTGGTTGCTGGTCAGTCTTACTTCAACAACGGTGTTGTACCTCATAACCGCTTGGTAAAATCCGGTACCAGCTATGCTCCAGCACCAATCAACGGCACTGTGACGGCCACCCTGGCCGAGTGCAGCGTGTCTGGCAGCACCTTTAACTGTGGCAACATGGCCGGCAAGGTGTGTCTGGTTGAGCGTGTAGGCAACCAGGGTTCAAGCTACCCTGAAATCAACGCGGCCAAGGCCTGTCAAAACGCCGGTGCTTCTGCCACCATCGTTTACTCAAACACCGCCCTGCCCGGCCTGCAAAATCCCTTTGTGGTGGACACCAACAGCGAGTTGACCAAGGTGTCAGTGTCGGTTGACCGCGCCACCGGTTTGGCGCTGCGCAGTCATATTGGTTCCAGTGTGACCGTATCCAGCGAAGGCGGAAAGGACTACGAGTACTACAATGGTACGTCCATGGCGACCCCGCACGTTTCCGGTGTAGCCACTTTGGTGTGGAGTTATCATCCGGAGTGTAGCGCCGCTCAGGTGCGTGCTGCCCTGCGTACGACTGCCGAAGATCTGGATGTAGCTGGCCGTGATGACAAGACAGGTTATGGTCTGGTTGATGCAGTTGCCGCCAAAGAGTATCTGGACGCTTCCTGTGACGGCCCAACCAACGGTGGTGGCAACAATGGCGGCTCAGACGCCGAGATGACCAATGGTGTTGCCAAGAGCAACCTCGCCGGTGCCAAGAATGAAGAGCTGCACTTCTTCATCGATGTGCCTGCCGGTGCCACCAACCTGAACTTTGCCATGAGCGGTGGCAGCGGTGATGCGGATCTGTACGTTCAGTACGGTGCGGCTCCAACCACCAGCAGCTATGATTGCCGCCCATGGAAAGGGGGTAACACTGAGTCTTGCCCAATCACCACCGCACAGGCCGGTACCTACTATGTCATGGTACAGGGTTACAGCGCCTTCAGTGGTGTGAACCTGGTGGCAAGCTACACTGCCCCCACCGGCGGCAGCACTGGCGGCACCACGGGCCCTGCGACTTACACCAACACCGATAACTACAGCATTCCGGACAACAACACCGCCGGGATCAGCAGCCCTATCGATGTAAGCCGCACTGGCGATGCGGGCACTGTCACTGTGAAAGTGAACATCGTACACACCTACATTGGCGATTTGCAGGTCGAACTTATCACTCCAAGTGGTCAGGTAGCCGTGCTGCACGACAACACAGGTGCAGGTACCGATAACATCAACAAGACTTACACTGTGAATGCCACAGGTGTTGAGTCTCAGGGTACCTGGAAGCTCAAAGCCGTTGACAGCTCACGCCGCGACACTGGCTACATCGACTCATGGGAAATCTCGTTCCAATAA
- a CDS encoding rhodanese-like domain-containing protein — protein MNPLAKVGQLALIGLMLILTSTLAIGQDKDAATAWKLIEQGAMLVDVRTPEEYAAGHIEGAINIPYEEVAAEFAKRAIDKNTSVVLYCRSGRRSGVANEALNAAGFTQVYNGGGYETLAQSGKSGQSQK, from the coding sequence GTGAACCCACTGGCTAAAGTCGGGCAACTTGCCCTGATTGGTCTGATGCTGATACTGACAAGCACGTTGGCTATCGGACAGGACAAAGATGCTGCCACCGCCTGGAAACTGATTGAACAGGGCGCCATGCTGGTCGATGTACGTACACCGGAAGAATATGCTGCAGGACATATCGAAGGGGCCATCAATATTCCCTACGAGGAAGTCGCCGCTGAATTTGCCAAACGTGCCATCGACAAGAACACTTCGGTGGTGCTCTATTGTCGCAGCGGCAGACGCAGTGGTGTAGCCAATGAAGCCCTGAACGCCGCTGGCTTTACCCAGGTCTACAACGGCGGTGGCTACGAGACTTTGGCGCAATCGGGCAAATCCGGGCAAAGCCAAAAGTAA